The proteins below come from a single Bacillus sp. SM2101 genomic window:
- the pepF gene encoding oligoendopeptidase F, producing the protein MTISSNRLPVKDTWDLSEVFHSVSDWKGNYILIEEMLIELKQFEGKIVNGKMLYQYLFKKEEIFSRLEKVYIYAYLLADLDIRDSTAQSLLDQAKQLIMKFDTANTFFKPYLLSLEEKTLKTFLNEETKLNYFKDDLLESYRYRDHVLSKGEEDILSHLSDVLSTPKDTFRMLNYADIKFGEVTNRNGIKIEVSHGNFSKLIMDNCRETRKEAYKVYYKPYLQLKNSFASTLSGVIKNNVMISKVRNFPSSLEKGLYDDKIPIQVFQNLISKTKENLSALHQYTNIRKEILGLNEIRPYDLSVSLTEEVNKEVPYNEAYDLMAEALSPLGDEYIGILKGFKKGGYIDVYERTGKRSGAYTIGLYGFNPYVLLNYKSDLASLFTLTHEMGHAMHIHYSNNSQPRIKAKHSNFVSEVASTVNEVLLSDYLLKNTVDRRVRKYLLNQIIDRFRGTFFIQVMLSEFEKITHELWEQGNALNEEVFNNLYESLFIQYFGDLVEVDDTVKIGWAKFHHLYHPFYVYKYATGFASAIHLAGQIQDNNQELIQSYLGFLKSGCSDSPLNLLMRTGVDLTTQEPFENTLKRFDQLIKEFSTI; encoded by the coding sequence ATGACAATTTCGAGCAATAGGTTACCTGTTAAAGATACATGGGATTTATCTGAGGTTTTTCACTCTGTGTCTGATTGGAAAGGTAATTATATATTAATTGAAGAAATGTTAATAGAGCTTAAACAATTTGAAGGTAAAATTGTTAATGGGAAAATGTTATATCAATACCTCTTTAAAAAAGAAGAGATATTTTCTCGTTTAGAAAAGGTGTATATTTATGCATATCTTCTAGCTGATTTAGACATAAGAGATTCTACTGCGCAATCTTTGCTTGATCAAGCTAAGCAATTAATTATGAAATTTGATACTGCTAATACATTCTTTAAGCCATACCTATTAAGTCTAGAAGAGAAAACGTTAAAAACCTTTCTTAATGAAGAGACAAAGTTAAATTATTTTAAAGATGATTTATTAGAATCTTATCGGTATAGAGATCACGTTCTAAGTAAAGGTGAAGAAGATATTCTATCTCATTTGAGTGATGTACTTTCTACTCCTAAAGATACCTTTAGGATGCTTAATTATGCTGACATTAAGTTTGGAGAAGTAACCAATCGTAATGGGATTAAGATAGAGGTTTCACATGGGAATTTCTCAAAGTTAATTATGGACAATTGTAGAGAAACAAGAAAAGAAGCTTATAAAGTATATTATAAGCCGTATCTTCAATTGAAAAATTCATTTGCTTCTACACTATCAGGAGTTATTAAGAACAATGTAATGATATCGAAAGTTCGAAATTTTCCATCAAGTTTAGAGAAAGGGTTGTATGATGATAAGATACCTATTCAAGTATTCCAAAATCTTATATCAAAAACAAAAGAAAACTTGTCTGCCCTTCATCAATACACAAATATTCGGAAGGAAATCCTAGGTCTCAATGAAATTCGACCATATGATTTAAGCGTTTCCTTGACAGAAGAGGTTAATAAAGAGGTTCCTTATAATGAAGCGTATGATTTAATGGCAGAAGCCTTATCACCACTTGGAGATGAATATATTGGTATATTAAAAGGTTTTAAAAAGGGTGGATATATTGATGTTTATGAGAGAACTGGGAAACGTTCAGGTGCATATACTATTGGTTTATACGGCTTTAACCCTTATGTATTACTAAATTACAAATCAGATTTAGCTAGTCTTTTTACTCTAACTCATGAAATGGGTCATGCTATGCACATTCACTATTCAAATAATTCACAACCACGCATCAAAGCCAAACATTCCAATTTTGTATCAGAAGTAGCTTCTACGGTAAATGAGGTGTTGTTAAGTGATTATCTTTTGAAGAATACTGTTGACCGTAGAGTGAGAAAATACTTGCTAAATCAAATCATTGATAGGTTTAGAGGAACTTTCTTTATACAAGTGATGCTATCTGAATTTGAAAAGATCACACATGAACTTTGGGAACAAGGAAACGCATTAAATGAAGAGGTATTTAATAATTTATATGAATCATTATTTATTCAGTATTTTGGTGATTTGGTGGAAGTAGATGATACAGTAAAAATTGGATGGGCTAAATTTCATCACCTATATCACCCTTTTTATGTGTATAAATATGCTACAGGTTTTGCATCGGCTATTCATTTAGCAGGTCAAATTCAGGATAACAATCAAGAATTGATACAATCCTATCTTGGGTTCCTCAAAAGTGGGTGTAGCGACAGTCCTCTAAATCTACTAATGAGAACTGGTGTTGATTTGACGACACAGGAACCGTTTGAAAATACTTTGAAACGGTTTGATCAACTAATAAAAGAGTTTTCAACTATATAA
- a CDS encoding tetratricopeptide repeat protein yields the protein MYMLLNNNAFIEATLQLSKSDVLESNWTKGVVYSFESHNFDQLPYYQSQIFEPSIIFEVSRFTNNSKQEINNLEYELSGNIKILKWLIDNIKYVTPVQKLNLSYSLSSIARYELANKALKSINPSQLLNHEKIFYYFQKFILSNRTDPNKKCEEEFTNIKELLENNNYSLKTQLFLSSQAIVWYLKTNFISENLYQWYVNLGSKAADSLKESTVSGDIHALSTFYRAYAMIPAETGDSLETRKEMEKCLYFANKLEPKSDFQKVVRLDVFKTYYESTIKEHMYLTKDLAKAEEAGLKLISLDPNWSISYQELGDVYMQMGAFEKALNEYRKAKKLILPRYGISLFKEASCLEKMGEYEEAIDVYKELLKFDPYNITSGINGLKIAKKLNSSVDYFEDTINKWKENDLVPEQMKEVLV from the coding sequence ATGTACATGTTATTAAATAACAATGCTTTTATAGAAGCAACTTTACAACTATCAAAATCAGATGTTCTAGAAAGTAATTGGACTAAAGGTGTAGTTTATTCATTTGAAAGTCATAATTTTGATCAATTACCTTATTATCAAAGTCAAATTTTTGAACCCTCTATAATTTTTGAAGTGTCTAGGTTCACAAATAATTCAAAGCAAGAAATTAATAATCTTGAATATGAATTATCTGGAAATATAAAAATACTAAAATGGTTAATAGATAATATTAAGTATGTAACACCTGTTCAAAAACTTAACCTATCTTATTCATTATCATCAATAGCAAGATATGAATTAGCGAACAAAGCACTAAAATCAATAAATCCTAGTCAACTGTTGAATCATGAAAAAATCTTTTATTATTTCCAAAAATTTATTTTATCAAATAGAACTGATCCGAATAAAAAATGTGAAGAAGAATTCACGAACATAAAAGAACTACTTGAAAATAACAATTATTCACTAAAGACACAGTTGTTTCTTTCATCTCAAGCAATTGTATGGTATTTAAAAACGAACTTTATTTCGGAGAATTTATACCAGTGGTATGTAAATTTGGGTAGTAAAGCAGCTGATAGTCTCAAGGAGTCAACTGTTTCTGGTGATATCCATGCACTATCTACTTTCTATAGAGCTTATGCAATGATACCTGCAGAAACTGGGGATTCTCTAGAAACTAGAAAAGAAATGGAAAAATGTCTTTATTTTGCAAATAAATTAGAACCTAAAAGTGATTTCCAAAAAGTTGTTAGGTTAGATGTATTTAAGACTTATTATGAATCAACAATTAAAGAACATATGTATCTTACAAAAGACCTTGCAAAGGCTGAAGAAGCAGGATTGAAATTGATTTCACTTGATCCAAATTGGAGTATTTCATATCAAGAATTAGGAGATGTCTATATGCAAATGGGGGCTTTTGAAAAAGCACTAAATGAATATAGAAAGGCAAAGAAATTGATCCTTCCTCGATATGGCATTAGTTTATTTAAAGAAGCAAGTTGCTTAGAAAAAATGGGTGAATATGAAGAGGCTATTGATGTTTATAAAGAGTTATTGAAGTTTGATCCATATAATATTACTTCTGGAATAAATGGACTGAAGATAGCTAAGAAACTAAATTCATCTGTCGATTACTTTGAAGATACAATTAATAAATGGAAAGAAAATGATCTTGTTCCTGAACAAATGAAGGAGGTACTTGTATAA
- a CDS encoding recombinase family protein, protein MQGDLFNVHSPTVYDKILEEVKKSIGVYFRVSGSSQSIKLQEKKAKNWVEENGYSWYEDIEKFNENVLSANQVTMENRPELMRLLKSIESGQIKVLIIFARDRLARNYYEYMEIVTLILKYKVKVIIVGEMARFSYNFLTEGVHGIQIQQDGTNIASRIKTVQNLYPEKKFGFINDKDNRKYLINEKYHFGILTFFQEVSYTDSFEELSKLLTEFKSKYKRKSVEECWKLLITPFYAGYDYKNGNYFQLPYIVPIVSLELYKKVQNVLVYYETDFIKEIRMREQEAFFHPTCGICYEKMVHRKGKVGGLPASYYCKSHKSDGISVQELNKEIVEIMIRIVNNLSQEKINKLALFSIKKAIRVLKEKKEQLNEKMKMVRSNFFSRSKSTHRNPVELINQMNELKQEQEFIQRQIEDLNYTKTVLRDIEKIIKQKLFYKIKTDEIYIFLSFFLEDIRISKKLIEFKVYFTELMEGKINA, encoded by the coding sequence ATGCAAGGAGATTTGTTCAACGTCCATAGTCCAACTGTTTATGACAAAATCCTTGAAGAAGTAAAAAAAAGCATTGGTGTCTATTTTCGTGTTAGTGGTAGTTCACAATCAATCAAACTACAGGAGAAGAAGGCTAAAAACTGGGTTGAGGAAAATGGTTACTCCTGGTACGAGGATATTGAAAAATTCAATGAAAATGTGTTGTCGGCTAACCAAGTCACGATGGAAAACCGTCCTGAACTTATGAGACTTCTAAAATCGATAGAATCTGGTCAGATTAAGGTTTTGATTATCTTTGCCCGTGACCGGTTGGCTCGTAACTACTATGAGTATATGGAAATTGTAACTTTGATTTTAAAATACAAGGTTAAAGTAATAATAGTAGGTGAAATGGCACGATTTAGTTATAACTTTCTCACGGAAGGTGTTCATGGAATTCAAATACAACAAGATGGAACAAACATAGCATCTCGAATTAAAACCGTTCAAAATCTCTATCCAGAAAAAAAATTCGGTTTCATAAATGACAAGGATAATAGAAAGTATTTAATTAATGAAAAATATCATTTCGGTATTCTAACATTCTTTCAAGAAGTGTCATATACGGATTCATTTGAGGAACTATCAAAGCTTTTAACAGAGTTTAAAAGTAAGTATAAACGTAAATCTGTAGAAGAATGCTGGAAATTGTTAATAACTCCCTTTTATGCTGGTTATGATTATAAAAATGGTAACTACTTTCAATTACCTTATATAGTACCAATCGTATCTCTTGAACTATATAAAAAAGTTCAAAATGTGTTGGTCTATTATGAAACAGACTTTATAAAAGAAATTAGAATGAGAGAACAAGAAGCATTCTTTCATCCAACTTGCGGTATATGTTATGAAAAAATGGTACATAGAAAAGGGAAAGTAGGTGGCTTACCAGCTTCTTATTACTGTAAAAGTCACAAAAGCGATGGTATTTCGGTTCAAGAGTTAAACAAAGAAATAGTTGAAATTATGATCAGAATAGTCAACAACCTATCACAAGAAAAAATAAATAAGTTGGCCTTATTCTCAATAAAAAAAGCTATTAGAGTTTTAAAAGAAAAGAAAGAACAACTGAATGAAAAGATGAAGATGGTTAGAAGCAATTTTTTTTCTAGAAGCAAGAGTACTCATAGAAATCCTGTTGAGTTAATTAACCAAATGAATGAACTTAAACAAGAACAGGAATTTATTCAACGACAAATAGAGGATCTTAATTACACTAAAACAGTACTTCGTGATATTGAGAAAATAATTAAACAAAAGCTATTTTACAAAATTAAAACTGATGAAATCTATATTTTTCTCTCATTCTTTTTAGAAGATATTAGAATAAGTAAAAAATTAATCGAATTTAAGGTTTATTTCACTGAGTTGATGGAGGGTAAGATTAATGCATAA
- a CDS encoding MATE family efflux transporter — MNRTVNESILSNEVLTKNLVKRVIPIIAYSLVLFSFTLVDSLMISVLGEEYLGSVGQGGTFFTVVTILFTGILSMYTPMASRLNDSQLNLGKGISYFWMTSLLSIVFGLIVISILSFTKQFFYITGQTQEVTQIASDYINFLKWSSIPTLLFSCLINTANIYNISKIVVVTVLFGNIFNVILNWVLIYGIYVFPELGVNGVAISTLVSKIIMVIILFIGINIVLPKEKKLTNLKKITFDLPFLKVLLQKGFPKGLNWLNDWMTSFILLLMIGWGGAQVLASNEASSFLFSLLCMIPQAFCVSISVLISKFIGENKSKEYIKNNFKNIIKVMFASSLLISVIVLISFNTFFNLYNLSQDAKELATTIIYIKLTFFFFYNLQWSMTSLLDSFLDTKISSIISISVTYIFVIPMSYAAVKMGYGSVGVWVVDGIGILVISVLLYFRARTFLVEDLRQELKSIV; from the coding sequence TTGAATAGAACAGTTAATGAATCAATATTGTCAAATGAGGTTTTAACTAAGAATCTGGTAAAGAGAGTTATTCCTATAATAGCATATAGTCTCGTGCTTTTTTCTTTTACATTAGTAGACAGTTTAATGATTTCTGTACTCGGTGAAGAGTACCTGGGTTCTGTGGGTCAAGGAGGGACATTTTTTACAGTAGTTACAATATTATTTACAGGTATATTGTCAATGTATACTCCAATGGCTTCAAGATTAAATGACAGTCAGCTTAATTTAGGTAAGGGGATTTCATACTTTTGGATGACTTCCCTGTTATCTATTGTATTTGGTTTAATTGTAATTAGTATACTATCTTTTACAAAACAATTTTTTTACATCACTGGTCAAACACAAGAGGTTACACAAATCGCTTCGGATTATATTAATTTTCTTAAATGGTCTTCGATACCTACTTTATTATTCTCTTGTTTAATAAATACAGCAAATATTTACAATATATCAAAAATTGTGGTTGTTACTGTTTTATTTGGCAATATTTTTAACGTAATATTAAATTGGGTACTTATTTATGGTATCTATGTATTCCCTGAATTAGGAGTTAACGGAGTGGCAATTTCTACTCTAGTGTCCAAAATTATAATGGTAATAATCTTATTTATAGGAATTAATATTGTACTTCCTAAAGAAAAAAAATTAACAAATTTGAAGAAAATTACTTTTGACTTACCATTTTTAAAAGTATTATTACAAAAGGGGTTTCCAAAGGGATTGAACTGGTTAAATGATTGGATGACTTCCTTTATATTGCTCCTAATGATTGGTTGGGGAGGAGCTCAAGTTTTAGCTTCAAATGAAGCAAGTAGTTTTCTCTTCTCATTGCTCTGTATGATCCCACAGGCTTTTTGTGTTTCAATTTCTGTACTTATCTCTAAATTTATTGGAGAGAATAAAAGTAAAGAATATATAAAAAATAATTTTAAAAATATTATTAAAGTAATGTTCGCAAGTAGCTTATTAATAAGTGTCATAGTCTTAATATCCTTTAACACATTCTTTAATTTATATAATTTATCTCAAGATGCAAAAGAATTAGCTACAACTATAATTTATATTAAATTAACCTTTTTCTTCTTCTATAATTTACAATGGTCTATGACATCATTATTAGATTCTTTTCTTGATACTAAGATATCTTCTATTATCTCTATATCAGTTACATACATCTTTGTTATTCCAATGAGTTATGCTGCAGTAAAAATGGGATATGGATCTGTGGGTGTTTGGGTTGTAGATGGTATTGGTATATTGGTTATCTCAGTTTTATTATATTTTCGTGCTAGGACTTTCCTTGTTGAGGATTTAAGGCAAGAATTGAAATCAATTGTTTAA
- a CDS encoding recombinase family protein has translation MHKNEKNSVTEPNISILTMKIEEIITQTVQNRKFPLEFYLVSGIYLPSLKPAIGYIRYSSLRQKDKYSVDIQKQEILQRAKEEGYYIQLWCVDEAVSATHNRAIDRPWMQVLYQTALLDEFKGAIFFYDDSRVSRQTSDFVLQVYKPLLMLKPYLKFYCSDYSGVWDPDDVLTQIRSLINSHKSEELRNKTLAYQGTTLNLKQRPASHLPYGYVKGTESDPKIDVSNGQAYVVFLIYYLSSWGYSNKIISQLLNTCKILSPKGKKWTQGTIDKILHNQFYLGHTSWNVRESRTNSKRKPIDQFELFPGTHTGIIPEYLGVLVNQVRNFKSQYGQKMETPFVLKDLLKCVQCNCLLEAKNTTSGKSNSNRRVYRCNSCNEFIRIEIIHEFTFQQIFSYLRINQNQMIESSKKLLAKWKENLKKQSNEIDRDKEYVIYLERTFDYELIGHEKELKQQANYMLSELQSIKVKIIYLDEQLDILLENENLEKLFNNFFECKQESLSLTELRCFTLHFINEIKYDFKAKKSAIEFSRTPFLTQEVWGKLTSN, from the coding sequence ATGCATAAAAATGAAAAAAATAGCGTAACCGAACCAAATATTTCAATCTTGACTATGAAGATTGAAGAGATTATTACACAAACTGTTCAGAATCGAAAGTTCCCGTTAGAGTTTTATCTGGTATCAGGGATTTATCTTCCCTCATTAAAACCTGCAATCGGTTATATAAGGTATTCAAGCTTGAGGCAGAAAGATAAGTACAGTGTTGATATACAGAAGCAAGAAATTTTGCAGCGAGCTAAAGAAGAGGGGTACTATATCCAATTATGGTGTGTCGATGAAGCAGTTTCTGCTACTCACAACCGTGCTATTGATCGTCCCTGGATGCAAGTCTTATATCAAACTGCATTATTAGATGAATTCAAAGGAGCTATCTTCTTTTATGATGACTCAAGGGTTAGCCGTCAAACTTCAGATTTTGTTCTTCAAGTCTATAAACCGTTGCTAATGTTGAAACCATACTTGAAGTTTTATTGTAGTGATTATTCTGGAGTATGGGATCCAGATGATGTGTTAACGCAGATTCGATCATTAATAAACAGTCACAAATCTGAGGAGCTAAGAAATAAGACATTAGCATATCAAGGTACAACTCTTAATTTGAAACAAAGGCCAGCATCTCATCTTCCCTATGGTTATGTAAAAGGTACTGAAAGTGATCCGAAAATTGATGTTTCAAATGGACAAGCTTATGTAGTTTTTTTAATCTATTACTTATCAAGCTGGGGTTACTCAAATAAGATAATCTCACAATTACTTAACACTTGTAAGATACTATCTCCCAAAGGGAAAAAGTGGACTCAAGGAACTATTGATAAAATTTTGCATAATCAATTCTATTTAGGACATACGAGTTGGAATGTAAGAGAAAGCAGAACTAATAGTAAAAGAAAACCAATTGATCAGTTTGAATTATTCCCTGGTACTCATACTGGTATTATCCCGGAATACCTTGGAGTACTAGTAAATCAAGTTAGAAACTTTAAGTCACAGTATGGTCAAAAGATGGAGACACCTTTTGTACTTAAGGATTTATTAAAATGTGTTCAGTGTAATTGTTTGCTTGAAGCCAAAAATACCACGTCAGGAAAAAGTAATTCCAATAGACGTGTGTATCGGTGCAACTCATGTAATGAGTTCATAAGAATCGAAATAATCCATGAGTTTACTTTCCAACAGATATTTAGTTATTTAAGAATCAATCAGAATCAGATGATTGAAAGTTCTAAAAAGCTATTAGCTAAGTGGAAAGAAAACTTAAAAAAACAATCCAATGAAATTGACCGGGATAAAGAATATGTCATTTATTTGGAAAGAACTTTTGATTATGAGTTAATTGGTCACGAAAAAGAGTTAAAGCAGCAAGCAAATTATATGCTCTCTGAATTACAGTCTATTAAAGTGAAAATCATTTATTTAGATGAGCAACTTGACATCTTGTTGGAAAATGAAAATCTCGAAAAATTATTTAATAATTTTTTTGAATGCAAGCAAGAGTCTTTAAGTTTGACTGAATTACGTTGCTTCACATTACATTTTATAAATGAAATCAAATACGACTTTAAAGCTAAAAAGTCTGCAATTGAATTCAGCAGAACTCCATTTCTCACCCAAGAAGTATGGGGAAAGTTAACATCCAACTAG
- a CDS encoding PQQ-binding-like beta-propeller repeat protein, with protein MRKYIELLKNTQYKNNQKDRQLISDTWSGSSVDYKKKPHVVAKMSYDTHLWSIPALLSGKNVIFGCWDGKIRCINKDTLDLVWTFNTDGPVYSSPVVLNDNSFIIGSEDGFLRRISANGYLIWEFKAGETFHQVPAIDTISKRVFAGNYDGILYALNLDTGELLWKKKYEHFSDWEAISTSISITSNNDIVFGNGYNIFRLDKDGNELWNNRVYGYLKPAPALCYKKDIGFSGTTSGLIFGFNSTSGKILWKIETLEEVGVSGAISYDNIGCIYSYNGTVYGIDLTNGEILWEYFQGKQIEEQYTSVTVLPNGDFLFVGGPRNTLKSLNYKDGKVNWEIEFDKGVHSSPLITIHSEIFIGSNSGSLYKLEWKNN; from the coding sequence ATGAGAAAATATATTGAATTACTTAAAAATACACAATATAAAAATAACCAAAAAGATAGACAGTTAATTTCCGATACGTGGAGTGGTTCTTCTGTTGATTACAAGAAAAAACCTCATGTAGTAGCAAAAATGTCATATGACACCCATCTTTGGAGTATACCTGCTCTATTATCAGGCAAAAATGTAATCTTCGGCTGTTGGGATGGAAAAATAAGATGTATTAATAAAGACACTTTAGATTTAGTATGGACTTTTAATACTGATGGTCCTGTATATAGCTCTCCTGTAGTGTTAAATGACAATTCATTTATTATCGGATCTGAGGATGGATTTTTAAGAAGAATTTCAGCAAATGGGTATTTAATTTGGGAATTTAAAGCTGGAGAAACCTTTCATCAGGTTCCTGCAATAGATACTATCTCAAAAAGGGTCTTTGCTGGAAATTATGATGGTATTTTATATGCTTTAAACTTAGATACAGGTGAACTTTTATGGAAAAAGAAATATGAGCATTTTTCAGATTGGGAAGCAATCTCTACTTCAATTAGTATTACTAGCAACAATGATATTGTATTTGGTAATGGGTATAATATATTTAGGCTAGATAAAGATGGAAATGAATTGTGGAATAATAGAGTCTACGGGTATTTAAAACCGGCACCAGCACTTTGTTATAAAAAAGATATAGGATTTTCTGGAACCACATCGGGATTAATATTTGGATTTAATTCTACTAGTGGAAAAATACTCTGGAAAATTGAGACTTTAGAAGAAGTCGGAGTATCAGGAGCTATTTCATATGACAATATAGGTTGTATATATTCATATAATGGAACAGTTTATGGCATTGACCTCACCAACGGTGAGATTTTATGGGAATATTTCCAAGGTAAACAGATTGAAGAACAATATACGTCAGTAACAGTACTACCAAACGGTGACTTTTTATTTGTAGGTGGACCTAGAAACACTTTGAAATCTTTAAATTATAAAGATGGTAAGGTTAACTGGGAAATTGAATTTGATAAGGGTGTTCATTCCTCACCGTTAATTACTATTCATTCAGAAATTTTTATCGGATCAAATAGTGGTTCTTTATACAAATTGGAATGGAAAAACAACTAA
- a CDS encoding VOC family protein — MSVTAPINITKIDHIQMDVGNLEENIEFYRKVFNFEIKEMGVRATTRWAIIGNSAKIYLCMHENEEATDKPVEGLRITHFGLIVEDFDSVIDRLKAFNVPLFYDDFVEYHSSRSVYFKDPNGYKIEISEFVGGNIE; from the coding sequence ATGAGCGTAACAGCACCTATAAATATTACAAAAATTGATCACATTCAAATGGATGTTGGTAATCTTGAAGAAAATATTGAATTTTATAGAAAAGTATTTAATTTTGAGATTAAGGAAATGGGTGTAAGAGCTACAACTCGATGGGCTATTATTGGTAATTCCGCAAAAATATACTTATGCATGCATGAAAACGAAGAAGCAACAGATAAACCAGTAGAAGGATTAAGAATTACTCACTTCGGTTTAATAGTAGAAGATTTTGATTCTGTAATTGATCGCTTAAAAGCTTTTAATGTTCCTTTATTTTATGATGATTTTGTAGAATATCATTCTTCTAGATCCGTATATTTTAAGGATCCAAATGGGTATAAAATTGAAATATCTGAATTTGTAGGAGGTAACATTGAATAG
- the ectB gene encoding diaminobutyrate--2-oxoglutarate transaminase translates to MNLVETEKNLKTFESLESEVRSYIRSFPTTFQKAVGYKMFDCNSNEYIDFFSGAGTLNYGHNNPKLKEKLIEYIASDNIVHSLDMATVAKEKFIKKFNDVILTPRNFNYKFMFPGPTGTNAVESAIKIARKVTKRKNIISFTNAFHGMTLGSLALSGNAYKRKGAGVPLHYSVLMPYDNYFGKHINTIEILDKYLEDSGSGVDLPAAIIFETVQGEGGINSASFKWMKELEYICKKWNILLIVDDIQVGCGRTGTFFSFEDAQIYPDIVCLSKSLSGHGLPMSLTLLKPEFDVWGSGEHNGTFRGNNYAFVTATEALSYWEKGNNFSESIKIKSDILQKKLLDLASNYSVIHPEIRGRGMIKGITFEDGEYASKVCSNAFKMGLLLETSGAKNDVIKILPPLTIDEDGINQGIELLSESIKRSSEL, encoded by the coding sequence TTGAATTTAGTAGAAACAGAGAAAAATCTTAAGACATTCGAATCATTAGAATCAGAGGTAAGAAGTTATATACGTTCGTTTCCTACTACATTTCAAAAAGCAGTAGGATATAAAATGTTTGATTGCAATTCTAATGAATATATTGATTTTTTTTCAGGTGCAGGAACATTAAATTATGGACATAATAATCCAAAATTAAAAGAAAAATTAATTGAATATATTGCAAGTGACAATATAGTACATAGTTTAGACATGGCAACGGTAGCCAAAGAAAAGTTTATTAAAAAATTTAATGATGTTATTTTAACACCTAGAAATTTTAATTATAAATTTATGTTCCCAGGTCCTACAGGAACAAACGCTGTAGAAAGCGCGATAAAAATAGCAAGAAAGGTTACAAAAAGAAAAAATATAATTTCATTCACTAATGCGTTCCATGGAATGACATTGGGGTCATTAGCTCTTAGTGGAAATGCCTATAAAAGAAAAGGAGCAGGAGTTCCTTTACATTACTCAGTTCTTATGCCTTATGACAATTACTTTGGTAAGCATATTAATACTATTGAGATTTTAGATAAATATCTAGAGGATAGTGGTAGTGGAGTCGACCTTCCAGCTGCAATCATATTTGAAACTGTACAAGGTGAAGGTGGTATTAATTCTGCAAGTTTTAAATGGATGAAAGAACTAGAATATATTTGCAAAAAATGGAATATATTATTAATTGTTGATGATATTCAAGTTGGATGTGGGAGAACAGGAACCTTTTTTAGCTTTGAAGATGCTCAAATTTATCCTGATATTGTATGTTTATCAAAATCTCTTAGTGGCCACGGATTACCTATGTCACTCACTTTATTAAAACCTGAATTTGATGTATGGGGTTCAGGAGAACATAATGGAACATTCAGGGGTAATAATTATGCTTTTGTTACTGCAACTGAAGCTTTATCTTATTGGGAAAAAGGAAATAACTTTAGTGAGTCTATAAAAATAAAATCTGATATACTTCAGAAAAAATTGTTAGATTTAGCTAGTAATTATTCTGTGATACATCCTGAAATTCGAGGAAGAGGAATGATAAAAGGAATTACTTTTGAAGATGGTGAATATGCTTCGAAAGTATGTAGTAATGCTTTTAAGATGGGTCTTCTTCTCGAAACCTCCGGTGCAAAAAACGATGTAATAAAAATACTACCTCCTCTTACCATTGATGAAGATGGTATAAATCAGGGGATAGAACTGCTTTCTGAGAGTATAAAAAGAAGTTCCGAATTATAG